One Ensifer adhaerens genomic window, GCGTTGAGCACGATGTGGAGATTTCCGTCGGCGAGATGGCCGAACACGTAGGGGGAAAGGTCCAATTCTCTCAAGCCCGCAAGACAGCGATCGAGGTAGGAGCCGATTTCCGAAAGCGGGACGGAGACATCGTAGGATGGCGCATTCGGATGTTTTCGATAGATCAGATCCGTGTCTTCCCGCAGTCGCCAAAGATCCGCCTCCTGCGCACCCGAGGAAGCGATCACCGCCGAGGCGTCAGGATGATCCGCGATGACGTTCTCGTAGATACGTTCCAGTTCCGACTGTAACGCTCCCTCTTCGGCCCCGCCCAGCGAGACCAGCAGGTTGATCGGATGGTCGGGACTGTAGTCCATGGCCGACCAGGACTGATGGCCGGACGTCAGGCGGAAGTAAGCGTTCCAGATCGCTTCCGCCGCACGCAGTTGACCATACTCGGCATCGAGGCCGCGACGGACAACCGCGAGAGCCGCGGCCACCGATGGTAGACCGAACAGAACTGTGGCGGTGGCCGCTGGCTGGGGTTCAAGCTTGACGGCAATGCGCGTGATGATGCCGAGCGTACCTTCCGCTCCGACAAAGAGATGTTTCAGATCATAGCCCGCGGCGTTCTTCACGACCCGCGTCATGTCCGAATAGATGGAACCATCGGCAAGCACCGCCTCCAGGCCGAGAATGCGATGCCGCATGACCCCGAACCGAAAGGCAGCGATACCCCCGGCATTGGTCGACGCCATGCCTCCGATCGTTGCCGACCCGCGCGAAGGCAAATCTATCCCCGTCTCAAGTCTATGTTCGGCAACTGCGGCTTGCAGCGCCTGCAGTGTTACGCCCGCCTCGACGACCGCAACGCGCTCGATCGGCGAAATATGAAGAATTCGATTGAGGCGTGCGGTCGAAAGCACCAGCTCGCCCGGCCTGGATATGGCGCCGCCGACGAGCCCCGTTCGCCCGCCGTGGGTTACGAGCGGAACGCCGCTGGCGCGGCAACATTTGACGACCGCCGCAACTTCGTCGGTTGTTCTGGGGAACGCGACAGCGCATGCCCCCAGATTTTCGGGCGCGACACCGTGGTCGATCGTGGAGATCGCCTCTCCGTCCTTGAAATTTCCGTCACCGACAATCTTGCGAATTTCGGCTTTGAACTCGGGCTTTAGGCAATCCATGCGATGCGACCTGCTGGTGGATGTGGAGAGGGTTGAGGTGGGTGCGGTAGGGCGTTCAGGCTGACTTGAGCGCGCCGCTCTTCTTCGCCGTCCATGTGGCGATCACGTCCATCAGGACGGGGTTGAGGCAGTCATAGGGCTCGAGCCCCAGTTCGCGCAGCCGACTGCGCACGCCATCCATCTTCGCCGGGTCGTAGCCGCTCTCGATGATCGAGGAGACGAAGGCGGCAAAGCCGGGTTTTGCCCAGCCCGTTTCCTGGAACCGTTCGGGATGCAGGAAGGCAAGCCCCTTGAACGCATGATCGCGTTCGACCGGGCCGTACATGTGCACGCCACACGCCTTGCAGGCATGGCGCTGGATCAGCGCATCAGGATCCACCACCGCGAGCTTGTCGCCGTTCTCCAGCACCTCGACATTGGCGGTCGGTGCGACGGCAACGACTGAGAACACCGCGCCATCGGGTTTCCAGCATTTGGTGCAGCCACAGGCATGGTTGTGCGCGATATCGCCGTTGATGCGGACCTTCACGGGATTGCTCGTGCAGTTGCAGACGAGTGTGCCGCCCGAAAAGGCGGCATTCGTTGCCTTGAACCCGCTGTCGAGGGATGGATGGATGGCAATGCCTGGCATGGGCTTCTCCTCCTTTTTGACCGGCGCTTGATGCCCGGCTGCTTACTGGCGCGCCGCCGGCCGGTGGCGCGGCGGTGCGAGAAATGCATGTGCAGTTTGCAGGTGGTCCTCAACCCGCGCTCAGTATAGCACCACCGAGCGGATGCTTTCGCCGGAATGCATCAGTTCAAAGCCCCTGTTGATGTCCTCGAGTGGCATGGTGTGGGTGATCATCGGATCGATCTCGATCTTGCCCTCCATGTACCAGTCGACGATCTTCGGCACGTCGGTGCGGCCGCGGGCGCCGCCAAACGCCGTGCCCATCCAGCTGCGGCCGGTGACCAGCTGGAACGGCCGGGTGGAGATCTCCTGGCCGGCGCCGGCAACGCCGATGACCACCGACTTGCCCCAGCCGCGGTGCGAGGCTTCGAGCGCCTGGCGCATCACCTTGGTGTTGCCGGTGCAGTCGAAGGTGTAGTCGGCGCCGCCGATCTGGTCGGCCCCGCGCTTGGTCATGTTGACGAGGTAAGGCACGATGTCGTCGCCGACCTCCTTGGGGTTGACGAAATGGGTCATGCCGAAGCGTTCGCCCCAGGCCTTCTTGTCGTTGTTGAGGTCGACGCCGATGATCATGTCGGCGCCGGCCAGACGCAGGCCCTGGATGACGTTGAGGCCGATGCCGCCGAGACCGAAGACGATCGCGGTCGCGCCCATCTCGACCTTGGCGGTGTTGATCACCGCGCCGATGCCGGTGGTGACGCCGCAGCCGATGTAGCAGATCTTGTCGAAGGGGGCGTCCGGGTTGACCTTGGCAACCGCGATCTCCGGCAGCACCGTGTAGTTGGCGAAGGTCGAGCAGCCCATGTAGTGGTGGATCTTGTCCTTGCCGATCGAAAAACGCGAGGTGCCGTCCGGCATCAGGCCTTGCCCCTGGGTCGAACGGATGGCGGTGCACAGGTTGGTCTTGCGCGACAGGCACGACGGGCAGGAGCGGCACTCGGGCGTATAGAGCGGAATGACGTGATCGCCCTTCTTCACCGAGGTGACGCCCGGGCCGACGTCGACGACGATGCCGGCGCCCTCATGGCCGAGGATCGCCGGGAACAGGCCTTCCGGGTCGGCGCCCGACAGGGTGAAGTCGTCGGTGTGGCAGATGCCGGTGGCCTTGACCTCGATCAGCACTTCGCCGGCCTTTGGGCCTTCGAGCTGAACCGTCATGACTTCGAGCGGCTTGCCTGCCTGAACGGCTACGGCGGCGCGTACATCCATCGTATTTCTCTTTCTTTTAAGGTTTTCAGCCACTTCAGGCGGTCTGGCCTATCGGGGCAGGTAGCTTGTGAGACGCGCTTCCAGGAGCCGAACGAACGTGATCAGCACCAGATTGATCAGCAGATAGAGCACCCCGGCGATGGCGAATATTTCGAGGATCGCATAGGTCTGGCTCATCAGCCGTTTCGCATGGCCGGTGATTTCCAGAACGGTGATGGTGGAGGCAAGGCTCGTTCCCTTCACGACGAGGACGAGTTCGTTGCCGTAGGCCGGTAGCGCCTGCCGGATCGCGAGAGGGAAGGTGATCCGGCGAAAGCGCAGCAGCCGCGACATACCGCAGGCCTGTGCCGCTTCGACGAGCCCTCCCGGAATGGACATAAGGCCGCCGCGCAGAATCTCCGACGTATAGGCCGCAGTGTTGAGCGCGAGCGCCATGACCGCGCAGTGGGCGCCATCGCCGATGATCCACCAGAGAACGGGATTGTCCCGCACGAAGGAAAGCTGGCCGAGGCCGTAATAGAAGAGGAAGAGCTGTACCAGGAGCGGCGTACCGCGAAAGACGGTGCTGTATCCCTTGGCAAAGCTGCTCAGAGCCTTGCTTTTCGACAGGCGCATGACCGCTAGCGCCAGGCCGATGCTAAAGCCGATGGCGACCGAAGAGGCCGTCAGGAGGGCGGTAAGCCACAGTCCCTTGGCAAGGGTCGGAACTGCGAAGAAAGCGAGTTCGAGATCCATGGCCTATTTCCTCGTACGGGGGCGCAGAAGGCGTTCGATCCAGTCGAAACCACCCTGGCTGACCAGCGTGATCGCAAGGTAGACGAGGGCGGCGATGAAATAGAAGATGAAGGGATTGCGGGTTGAACCCGCGCCGACGAAGGCGGCACGCATCAGTTCCTGTAAGCCGACCACGGAGACGAGGGCAGTATCCTTGATGGTGGTCTGCCAGACATTGTTCATGCCCGGCACAGCAATCCGCAGCATCTGCGGGGCTATGATCCGGCGGAAGATGCGTCTGCCCGGAATCCCGAGCGCCCGCGCCGCCTCGATATGTCCGTTGGGAATAGCCGCGAGCGCCCCGCGCACCACCTCCGTCGAATAGGCTCCCGAAATGGCAGCAATCGCGACGACCGCGATGGTGAAGGCGTAACCGTTGCCGGCCAGTCCTTCATAACCGAACGCCGCTGCGACCTGGGCCACGAACTCGACCGAGGAGAAGAAAAGGAGATAGATGATGAGAAGTTCCGGCACGCCGCGCACGATCGACGTGTAGAAGTCCACGACAAGTGTCAGCGGGAAAACCCGCGCCCATTTGATGAGGCCACAGGCAACGCCGATGACGATGCCAAAGGCCATGCTCGCCATGCCAAGCGCGATTGTGATCACCGCCCCACGCAGGATCGCGGAGATCCAGCCGCCTTCCCATACCTGCCAAAATCCAAGTGCCATCGAACCCGCCTACCTTCGCATTGTCCTGTCGGATACCCCCCGGAGAAGGGAGCGACCTGCGGGCCTCTCCTTCTCCGGGGATGCCGTTGTCGTTACTGGCAGGGACGGGAGATGTCCGTCTTGAACCAGGTCTGGCTTGCCTTGCCGATCGAGCCGTCGGCGACCAGTTCGCAAAGCGCCTTGTCGATGCGGGTCTTCAGTTCGGTGTTCTCCTGCGCGATACCGACGCCGATGCCCTCGCCGAGCGTCGGGTCGAAGGTGCTCAGCACCTTGACGTCGACGAACTGGAAGTCCTTGCCGTCGGGGCGTCCCAGGAAGTCCTGGAGCGCGGAAGAGTCGGCAAACGCCGCCTCGACGCGGCCACTCGCAAGATCGATCTGCATCTGATCGAGCGTGTCATAGGTCTTAAGGACCGCCGAGGCGGCTCGCTTTTCCATGAAATGCGCATGGGTCGTTCCGGCCTGGACGCCGACCGTACGGCCGTCGAGCGAAGTCAGCAGCGTCTCGATGTCCTTGACACCGGCCAGATCGGAATCCTTCTTCACCACGAACATGTTGGCGAGTTCCGCATAGCCGACCGAGAAGTTGATTTGCTTCTTGCGCTCTGCGGTGATCGACATGCCGGAAATGATGATGTCGAAACGCTTGGCCTTCAGTGCCGGAATGAGGCCATCGAAGGCCTGCACGACGAAATGACATTTCATTTCCAGCTTGGCGCAGAGCAGGTTTCCGACATCCGCGTCGAAACCGGTGACGTTGCCAGCGGCGTCAGCCATGCTCCATGGCGGATACTCACCCTCCGTTCCGATCGACAATTCGCCATCGGCTGCCTGGGCCGCGGTGAGGCCTGCAGCGAAGTATGTGGCGAGCAATAGACTTTTCAGCTTCATGTTTTGGTTCCCCTTGCTGAGCATTCTTGTTGGCTCTCGTCCGGAGACG contains:
- a CDS encoding FAD-binding oxidoreductase; translation: MDCLKPEFKAEIRKIVGDGNFKDGEAISTIDHGVAPENLGACAVAFPRTTDEVAAVVKCCRASGVPLVTHGGRTGLVGGAISRPGELVLSTARLNRILHISPIERVAVVEAGVTLQALQAAVAEHRLETGIDLPSRGSATIGGMASTNAGGIAAFRFGVMRHRILGLEAVLADGSIYSDMTRVVKNAAGYDLKHLFVGAEGTLGIITRIAVKLEPQPAATATVLFGLPSVAAALAVVRRGLDAEYGQLRAAEAIWNAYFRLTSGHQSWSAMDYSPDHPINLLVSLGGAEEGALQSELERIYENVIADHPDASAVIASSGAQEADLWRLREDTDLIYRKHPNAPSYDVSVPLSEIGSYLDRCLAGLRELDLSPYVFGHLADGNLHIVLNAAGSDISAEKSKAIETILYADIGAIGGAFSAEHGIGIKRVGQLLDTSSPAKLALMHRVKDTLDAAAILNPGKVLRLGTI
- the gfa gene encoding S-(hydroxymethyl)glutathione synthase, coding for MPGIAIHPSLDSGFKATNAAFSGGTLVCNCTSNPVKVRINGDIAHNHACGCTKCWKPDGAVFSVVAVAPTANVEVLENGDKLAVVDPDALIQRHACKACGVHMYGPVERDHAFKGLAFLHPERFQETGWAKPGFAAFVSSIIESGYDPAKMDGVRSRLRELGLEPYDCLNPVLMDVIATWTAKKSGALKSA
- a CDS encoding S-(hydroxymethyl)glutathione dehydrogenase/class III alcohol dehydrogenase is translated as MDVRAAVAVQAGKPLEVMTVQLEGPKAGEVLIEVKATGICHTDDFTLSGADPEGLFPAILGHEGAGIVVDVGPGVTSVKKGDHVIPLYTPECRSCPSCLSRKTNLCTAIRSTQGQGLMPDGTSRFSIGKDKIHHYMGCSTFANYTVLPEIAVAKVNPDAPFDKICYIGCGVTTGIGAVINTAKVEMGATAIVFGLGGIGLNVIQGLRLAGADMIIGVDLNNDKKAWGERFGMTHFVNPKEVGDDIVPYLVNMTKRGADQIGGADYTFDCTGNTKVMRQALEASHRGWGKSVVIGVAGAGQEISTRPFQLVTGRSWMGTAFGGARGRTDVPKIVDWYMEGKIEIDPMITHTMPLEDINRGFELMHSGESIRSVVLY
- a CDS encoding ABC transporter permease, giving the protein MDLELAFFAVPTLAKGLWLTALLTASSVAIGFSIGLALAVMRLSKSKALSSFAKGYSTVFRGTPLLVQLFLFYYGLGQLSFVRDNPVLWWIIGDGAHCAVMALALNTAAYTSEILRGGLMSIPGGLVEAAQACGMSRLLRFRRITFPLAIRQALPAYGNELVLVVKGTSLASTITVLEITGHAKRLMSQTYAILEIFAIAGVLYLLINLVLITFVRLLEARLTSYLPR
- a CDS encoding ABC transporter permease, encoding MALGFWQVWEGGWISAILRGAVITIALGMASMAFGIVIGVACGLIKWARVFPLTLVVDFYTSIVRGVPELLIIYLLFFSSVEFVAQVAAAFGYEGLAGNGYAFTIAVVAIAAISGAYSTEVVRGALAAIPNGHIEAARALGIPGRRIFRRIIAPQMLRIAVPGMNNVWQTTIKDTALVSVVGLQELMRAAFVGAGSTRNPFIFYFIAALVYLAITLVSQGGFDWIERLLRPRTRK
- a CDS encoding transporter substrate-binding domain-containing protein, producing MKLKSLLLATYFAAGLTAAQAADGELSIGTEGEYPPWSMADAAGNVTGFDADVGNLLCAKLEMKCHFVVQAFDGLIPALKAKRFDIIISGMSITAERKKQINFSVGYAELANMFVVKKDSDLAGVKDIETLLTSLDGRTVGVQAGTTHAHFMEKRAASAVLKTYDTLDQMQIDLASGRVEAAFADSSALQDFLGRPDGKDFQFVDVKVLSTFDPTLGEGIGVGIAQENTELKTRIDKALCELVADGSIGKASQTWFKTDISRPCQ